From the genome of Oryza glaberrima chromosome 1, OglaRS2, whole genome shotgun sequence:
ACATAGGTTTCTATTGGAATATTATATTAGGGCAATTTCAGAGTTTTTTCATCATTTATACATTCATCATTCATAAATGTTTAATCTAGTGGTTGTTTAGAATCCATTAATATTCTATTGATTCTCCTTTTTTCATAATAGCAAGTTTTATAATAGAGGTGACTGTAACCTCCAATTTCATATATATCATCTTTATATAGATTTAAGAGGTAACCAGctaccttcgtcccataataagtTGACCTATGAGATATGATAGTAGTACTAAAAATTTAGACAGAGTATATCTAAATTaatagtactaaaatatatcatattccATACTAAGTAACCTTATTCttagacgaagggagtatacaATAATAGTTACTCTAACACACAAACCCCCAATAACTCTATGCTCTCATATTTTTACTGAAATTTGTGTAATGGTTGCTCTTTACATGAGGGATAGCTCATTCACTCTCTAATATAATCCTTTCTCTCTTCCACATGTGCAAATGAGCCTACACGGCATATAGGGGCAAGTACTTAAGGGGTTTAGGACAATAacatagggggggggggggtcttaAGCCTTTAAGGTGGATCTTATACATTGTGAGATTAATTCTTACAGGAGGCATTTGGTTGAGGTGGCTATATGCATAAAGACCACCCACAAGTAATTAAAAAGTCACTCTTCACTCTCACATGGTAGTACTAAGGGTGAAAACGGAATCGGTAGCATCTCTTTCAAAAAGACGCTCGATCGGTCGGTAATTgactatatttatcatttaaacgaCACTTGTCCAATACGATACAGAaagaaattgagaaaaaaaaacaaaatttacatatagcCAAAAACGAAATCAGCAACTATAAAAAACAATGCCCTTCATACAGAAACAACGCTTGGTCAATCGGGAATTTCCATAACCATTTTCACCCTTAGGTAGTACTTCTCTCTGGGTACTCTTGTGTTTGTAAGGTCCACCTTAATACTGTCTCTTACCATATACAATGTAAACATAACAATATACATTGACAGACATTCCACTTATAGTACTTGCTAAAGGCATATGCTTTTTTAGCAAAATCTCTAACCCAACAACCACTAGCCATGAGAGAGGGATGAaagaaattatttatttatttcttatgGCTAAGTAATTAAGTATATTACATTGTATTTGTTACTTATTAGTCTTATAATGTATATAAACTGATAGTAGTATTGTTTATTCCTTCTCAATTTTAAAGATACACTGGTGATTCTCTTAATGATACGCAGAGAGatgaatgtgaaaaaaaacGCAGTGCCTAACTAATCTCACTTTTTGAACCTGATATTTAAAATCTCACTTGCCATGCATGGATAAACATTGCACTTGTTCAAGGCATAACATTGCAGTGATCACAACAAAAACAGCAGATTGACGGAAGAGCTCGATTATATTACAATTACAGATGCTCGTCCATTGTTCCACCACCCAAATAAAACGACATTCAGAGATAGATAATCACCAGAAAAACTGCTGCTTGTCGTCTCTCAAGTAAATCGATCGAGGCAGGCATTAATGATGGAAAATCGTCAAtaataaacagaaaaaaaatgaaagaaggGGAATACTAAATCATAGCAAGCCTTACTGCCGCATAATAGGGGGCCGGCGcattgaaaaaggaaaaaagaaactgaaaaaACAAAGTGCATACATCATACACGGCGAAGACGAAGCCGTCATCCAGATTATACTCTCAGAGATGCAGATCGTCGGGTGGTTCTGTAGCGAGGGAAGCACCGGAGAAGGctctgttgatgatgatgattatgatgctggtgatggtgatggtgcaGCGGATGCGGAGGCGGTATATATGACTGCAAGAAGGATGGATCCTCTTCAAGAGCTTCTATGTAGCTCTCAAGTATGGCGACGATGTCGTCGAACTGAGGCCTTCTGTCTGGGTTGGTCGCCCAGCACTGAGTTATCAGATGGCTTATTGCCACAGGGCATGAAGGAGGCAGTGGTGGCCTAGCATTCTGCACAAAAGCTATTAGTTGCAAAACTCCAATAGATGAAGGTCATCAGTAACAGATAGGACAAGCTAACCGACTCTTATTTTCCAAACTTATGGGATCATATAGATATTTGCTGCGCAACACAATGTGTGGAAAAACACCATATTTTCAGCCTATTCAGATTTCATCGCTAGTTGAGCAGTAATTACCTAAATGGATCGAGCAtgtttaatatgttttttttcaagcTAGAAATCATGTCAACAGAATTACAAACAATTTTTGGGGTGATACAGAGGatttaagcaaaaaaaaagttcaggcTTAATTAAATCCTCTAATTACCCGCAATTTTGATACCAATAAAGTTCAGGCTAATTAAATGTCCGCCATAGTTTccataagggaaaaaaaacattttttactCTCTTACAGAAAGAAACCAAAATTTTCTACTGGTACTGCGACTGAAAAGGCAGCAGCATCTCATGATTTTAACAGCCTACATTATAGCCAAGGAAACAAAGATGGACATGAAGATTGGAGAGGTGGCATGTCAAAAATTCATACCTTCAaggcaacagcaacagcagcttGCTCGGGTGTCATCTCACTGAATGGTACCAAAGCAGTCAAAATCTCCCACAAGACAATTCCAAAGCTGTATACATCAACCTTCCTCGTATGGTGTTTCTCTTTGATCATTTCTGGAGCCATCCACCTATACGTTCCAGTAAAACCCTTACCACTTCCGCACTGCGATTCTAAGCACGAAATTCCAAAATCTGCCACCTTTACTGACATATCTCCATCGAGAAGTATATTCTCTGACTTCAAGTCTCTGTGAAGTATGCCTTGCGAGTGTAAGTAGCTCATTCCACGAGCAATCTCTAAGGATAACTTCAACACTAATTCAATTGGAACAGAATGAGGTTCTTGCTGATGTAGATATTTCCTAAGGGAGCCACCTGCCATGTACTCAGTAATGATACAGAAGACTGGTGGTTTCTTGCATGCTGCAACAAACTGAAAAACAAGAGTTTAGATATATTTCTTATCAGTTTGAGACTCAACAAAATGAGCAAACGAGATTAATTGGTTACAAGAGTTCCTTCACAAGTTAAAAGTAGTGGGCATCTTTCATTTCAAATCCAGCATGCTTTATATGTAGAGAAATTCTTTATTTGCCTCTGTAAGTTGGCCACTTCCCTTAATTACCTCTCTGAAACTGCTCATCCATTCAATGACCCTTGTTCTTAACTTTTACCCTCTATTTGCCCCTCCCATCACTCTGCGCACTGTGCAAATTTCGAAGGGGCAAATAGAGGATAACAGGTTAGAAAAGGGGTGACGAAGGGATGAACAGTTTTTCTATCAAACTATCAGAACCAAGACCTATTTTAGCAATATATTTAACATGGACAGCTAAAATATTATAACGGCAAATAATGCAACAGAGGAAAACGATTTGAGATCAAATGCGGCCTAACACTCATATAAACCAATTTCACAAATAATTAAGGTTCTTGCAGAAATTTGCCAGTATTACTGAAGAACATTTGGAGTGCAACTTGCATAGATGTCACATGATTTTTGTGCTTACTCAACTTCGGTTGGTTTGACAAAGTGATACTTTCCATGTGATCTGTGGGACCAGTAATCCAGGTAGGCACTTGATAAAGTGAAAAGTAACATAGATTTTTATCTGTAGGCAAAGTCACGAACTATCACTCTCTGAGTCAATTCTCCGTATTAAATTCTTACGAGAGACACTTTTCTTGGCATATGAAAGCAGTTAAGTTTGGATGTCATATATGGTCCACCACGCACTTTAATTAGGAAAATAGCATCTTTTAACTTCTCATACAAGTATCTAACATTATCACCTATAATGCTGTATATGGCATGaactcatcaagcataggaTAAAAACCTGAATACAACCATTGGCTGGTGGCTCTCTTTACCCAACTTCTTCATAATGAAGCCAATTCACAGAAGTTATAAAAGTGGTGCGGACAGTGATTGGACTAATCAATTAACCTAAAGACTGGCTAGCTTTTGCAGCACTCGTGTAAAAATATCCTGATATACTGCCAATCAAAGAAACAGAGGGGTTAAACTTTCCTATAAACCACCTCCAGTGGATGGCTAAAAATAGTTAGGCGGCTTAGAGAAGTTTATTAGATGTGCTTCTCCATTCACTGTAGAAATACGAAGCTCTGTTGAGTTTTCTCCAAAGAAAGGAAGCTCTATTAAGTAATATATATGATGGAAAGTGCACAAAAAAACATTCAGGATCTCACAAAAAATCACTAACAATCATTACCAGCTCTCTGCTCGATGGATCGAAAGGGTGAGATATGAACGTAGAGAAAGAGTAGGGAGGAGAACAGTATTGCTGTAACATTTGTACGTGACTCAGATTTCGCTATCTTAACTATCAATATCATACTACTGGaagagaagttttttttttctgccatgTTCACTCCCTCCTCATTGGGTTAGTATAAACAAGCATGAATCATGTCGCACCCAGACTTATCTTCTCGACCCCATCCTTCCGCCCAATCAAAACAAGGCATAAAGTAAGAACCTTTAATGTGAAGATCGGTTAGCATAACAAATCCTACAGCCTAGTGCACGCATGGGGCACACCAATAAAGCGTAAAGGAACTAAGATGTGAAACTAACAGGCTGTTCAAGTGAGATAATCTAGTATTCAATATCTGGTACAGACAaaaccaaccaaaccaaaacGCAACAACTTGTGTTAGTAGTAAACATCTACGAGCGCACAAGAAATTAAATTGGACTTGATGGATGGAAGTGCACAAAAATGATGGAGAAGTCCCCACAAGATGCACAGGACAGAATCCATTATAATTGAAATAATAATAGTAACAAGTTATTAATAAAGGTActagaaaagaagaagaaatagaaattGAAATTGAAtcgaagaagaaggaagaaaggtaCCGAGATGATGTtggggtggcggaggcggaggaggagggcgacctCGGAGGCGAACTGGcgctcgagctcggcggcgagggcggcgtctTCCTCAGGCTGGCTAACCATCTTGATGGCAACGTCGCGGGCGGCGTAGCGGCCGGAGTAGACGCGGCTGTGCCTGCCGGTGGCGAACTTGGTCCGGATCTCCAGCTTGGACAGGTCGGCGCTCCAcagctcctcgccgccaccccgGATCTTGGCTCCCGGCGGAGCCACCAGGTACTTGGACCACGACACCGCCTTCTTGTACTCCCCCAGCGACAGCCGCCTCTCCAGCCTCTTCCCCTGCccaccgccattgccgccgccctgctgctgctgctgcttgaagcatttcatctcctcttcctttctttctttctttcttttccgcGATAAGCTTGGATCTTCTTGGAATCAATGCACGAAACGCTCGCGGAAGTGGAAGCGAATCGGCGCCTGGAATCTCGCTCTCGCTCGCGGGGATTCAAAGCTTTATGGGAGGAAGGATAAAAGGCGGATTCAAAGCGAAAAAATCGGGATTTTCGGTAGaggataacaaaaaaaaaaaaagcaggacACGGATATCGGAGGGGATTTGCGGAAAGACAACATTATTTGTGGGTGTGGCTGGGAAGATGAGACGGGCGATTCAATCGCATCCTAATCGAATCGATCCGAACAAggcaagaaagaaagagagagagagagatgattcTTTTGATGAGAGTGTAAAAAgcgaacaagaagaagaagacgacgacgatgaagtGGCAAGTGCAGCCAGCAGAGGTCGTCAGGTTATTAGTGAAGAGAAGAGAGTGATGAGCTTTTTCGGTGGTTCAGGGGTGCCGAGATTAGAACCGATCGTACAGTAagagatttgtttgttttggcggAAACAGCTGTTGATTGCAAGTGTCGAGTGACACCACGACAGATGACCTCACCTCAATAGAAGacactctttcttttcttttctttttagttaGCTCAAGAGAAGACGCGTTTATATgtttccttcctcccttttAAGTACAGTACAGTAATCACAGGACAGCGAGCTGCCAAGCCAAAGAGATCTGCTTTTTCTGTAGGAAAGGAAGAAATCACAGGACATCCATCCATGGGAGACCATGCATTCGGGATAAGCTCTGAAGAAATGGCCAACATTTCGTATTGCGAAACTTGGTATATCATGTCCCAGCCTCCCAGGGAGCAGTACACGTCTACACGATCCATCCATCAACGGATCAACCGActacccctccgtcccaaaaaaaaaagtctaattctAGCGCCAGagtttagcttttttttaacagaCAAGTAGACATAGATTAGTAGACATGAACAAATCACCGCATGCATATGGGTCAGAACGGTCGATTCCTCCTTATTAGCTAAATCTAACTCTCAGTATTCCTCCTCCCAAGGTCGCATAATTAGTTTTGTGTTGTATTCTGTTCATTGAAAAAAATGCCGTTGTATATTCTGTTGCACTTCTCTCTCGTAAATACGCAAGCGTATTCCAAATAATAAAAACGACACCTGACACCGTATATATGAATCATCTTAGATACAAGTTGTGCAGCCAAATAATAAGCCACCGAAAGCGTTTTATGTGATCAACCAGATGCCCGCACGGTCGCCTGATATGTAACGGcataagtaaaataaataaaatacttCCTGCATCTTGGTCTAATGGTTAAAATACGTCCAGGATTGTAGCTTACTGTAGCAATTTTTTAAAAGCGCTTTGCACCAGTACTTGTAGCTGACGATCTGGTCCGTTCATCAACAAAGTAGATGGCTCCTATAGCTTAACATGCAGTTCCTATAGAAACTGTGCCTGATCCCAATTCACTTATAGCAGCAAGTTAACCTCCTTGCAAGTGGAGTACACCATCTATCCTAGAAAAACCAACGTCTAGCTTTCAATCTGGACATAagctatatttaaattcaaagcagaaattgatttttttttacagataaAGTACTCtattcgttctaaaatatattaacctaaattaaaaaaatatgatattttttaatctatatggattagaaaatatcatattttTACAAGTAGACAGCGTGGTCAGGCCGGTGTGCTTGTACAAGCAGAGTTTGAAATAGAGCATGAATTGTACGCGAGGGGCGGCAGTGGTACAACGACCTGGGAATACTGGAGCAAGAGTAGAAAGAATTGCCAGCCATTTGGGTTATGGTACTTACCTACCTAGCTATACTATACAGGATCAATTAAAAATCTagattagttagttagttagagatcagcacatatatatatgatggatCATATATTgttgtcgatcgatcgagtatGTACCGTAGGCCACTCATCAAggcattgcatatttgcatgcatgatgatgatgagttaTTTAATTAGCAAGTGGCCATTAGATTAAAGAGAGCTAAGCTAATCAATCAAGTGGATCGGATATACTCCAGTATTATTGTACAATATGGGAGGAGGACCACTGCATATATGTACTCCTACAGTATTTATGCAACTTGGTTGTGGGGGATGGTTGAAGGACGGCCGTATCACCCATCCGTATACGGAACGGAACGGAAGCAACTCAACTACTTGTCTTGTCCGCCACGCCCACTATCAGCCTTGCATTTCATATGCTCTCCTTAATTAAAACCAGCATCGACCAAAGTTTTTCATTCAGACTAAACTCTTCCTTAAAATACACttaatttgcactggtttttagataatggaaaaatAATACTAGCTACCATGCTGCTTAATTAATATACTTTCTCAATTCTCTCCGTTATCGCACAGTTGCAAATTAAACACACTCTCGCTTCCATTTTGCTTACCGTTCTACTAATTCTCACGCTGAACTAggaggtacgataaattgcattgCTATTGATTACATTATAATCATCTTTCAAGAGGtatagttatttattttttttagaagctTCTAATTAATATAAGTATGGCTGTATTGATGAAGGGTAGGGGAAAAAAATAGCaccaaaattattttgaaatgtAAGAACAACAAGTACTATCTTAAACAATAATTAATTGAAATGTAAGTGAACATAATGCATGtatgaatcgatcgatcgatatcgcTATCCGATCCCTACCAGCTGCACAACGATGGATCGATCTCCATCATCATGTGCCCTTCAATCCTCCAACCAATCACATGCCAAAGATGCTTACATACATACAGCTAACGCATTATTGTCTTCTTTCCAGAGTACTATAGCTGCTTTGCCAAAGTGTTTtcggcagctagctagctacctgcTTTTAACTCTGTCACACTTGGATAGAGATGGTAATTAACTGTCCATTCACCCTTCTAATTATTCGCCTAAAATGTGTTTAGTTCCGTTGGATCGGCTCACTTTCCATCCCTGTTTTTGTCCCCTATATATAGAGACagccaaacatatatatatgcaattgaTTACATCATATATGCTTGGCCATGAGTAGAGAAGAGAGCTGATCCTCGAGTTATagctcaccaccaccacgacgtaCTGCTACAAATATAGACATATACGCTAGGCTAGCTAGTATTTGTTGCATCCTTTTTCTTCTTACAAGTTGCCAAGGTGTGTAAAAACATCTGGTTGTCATGTGAGCTTGGTCTTTGGAGAGCAGATATTGTACAATATACCTATCTCTTGTAAGTAAACATATAGGGATATAAATTATAATTGTTCactactactacaaaacatctaAAAATTCCCGGTTGTAAACCtggataggtgccggttttatagTCGGCAACAATTATATATTCGCCACCAGTGACTTGATAGAATTGATATTTTTGGGTTCCccacaatttaaaaaaaaaacatagacgCCGGCTAGAACTCCATATTGattcaacaacaacaatccCCATCCACACTGATCAAGAAATTCAATCATTATTCCCCATCCATCATATATCAACACCAGCAAGATGAAGGACTACACGAGATCAAGAACCCACTACCCCCTCCCTCCAGTCTTAGCGGAGCCGCTAACGTCATCGTCGCCAATCTGCACCACCGTGTTCCGCTAGCGGTTTATGGCAAGGAGAAGCGGCGTGGGAGACGATGActaccggcggcggcgtcgtcgtaggCTAGCCCTCTCCGTGTCGAGATCGGCGCCGCCAGATCAGTGGCACGCGAGCTCCAGGCAGCTTGGTCTAGTGGTTCACAAGCTGTGAGGATGGGCGACAACAGCGAGGAGGCACGGATGCAGtgaggaggagaaagagggaggagaggacgaTTGGCCGCGGCAGCGAGGAGGTGCGGTTGTGCGGATGCAGTGagaaggaggaagagggaggagaggacaaTGCAACGGCGACGAGGTTGTGAAGTTGAGGGGCGGCGGGAtaagagtgtgtgtgtgtgtgtgagagagagaggatggataAGGAAGGGCTGGTTGACTCGGTGGGGTTAAAAGGAATCACCATCCCATGATCTATTGGCTCGGGCCAGATTTttatagaaccgacacctataatataagtataggtgccggtccttttgaaaaaaatctaCACTAGTACTATTGGTGCTGGTCTTTATATTAGAATCGGTGTCTATAGTTGCTCAAAGGTgtcagttttattttttttcatcccaTAGAAGCGAAAAAGGTTAATAGATGTCAATTTTAAATAAACCGACAACCATGAGTCGGTACCTACGGAGGATTTTATAGTAATGGCCCGTGCCTTTATTTCAGATTAACGGCTAATAATATACAGTTCTCCAATGCTAACAGCATAACTGTGCCCTCATAACCTCATTTATGTTTGAGTAATTTTACAGCTCTTGAAAAATTACTAAAAGTCATCATGTAAAATTTAGTAGCACCTGTTAATACCAAATACCAAGACATGTACATAAGCTCTAGATCTTACGCTTAAAGTTGTTCTCTTAATTAAAGACCGTGAAATTTCTCTTTACCTCAGCGTGGACCCAAAGTAGTGAGCCTGTGAGTACTATCTTCACGTGCATACCTGCTGGtttcaatttcttttttaaaaaaacttattttacaattAAGCCTTTCTAAaacttagtaaaaaaaaatagatacatAGCTCGGTGCCAAGGGTATTTGGAGCTGAAGTTGAATGGTCTCAGCGTCAAATAAAGTGGTGTCGAAACCTAATCCTCAGCACCTACCTCCGTCTGCCACCTATATGAACAActtccctctctcccctatTACACCTTTTTGAATCATATTGATTTGCTATCAATAGGatataaaaaaatgcttatTTTCCTAAGCCCGAAGTAATTAATTTAACATCTTTATcttcaaggaaaaaaatgcTTACCATAATACTCGATTCCTTAATTAACTTGCAAtgaatctttctttctttttttttaaggaattgaCAATGAGTTGGATCCTTACTGGGTTCGGCTGTGGTGGACGGCAGGGAGAAGAGAGACGGCAAGAAAGCTACCCAAAGTGTGGTGTGTGCATGCATTTAATTGAGATATATGtgtacaacatatatataatcgAATGAAATCTTCGTTTATCTTGATTTGTAGAGACAAAAATCTTGCATTAATAGTGGAGGCTTGAGACCCTTATCAACCGCATGCTAGATCCGTCCTCACGCTAGCCTGATTGAAGTGTCAAAAGATTCAGATATTAAAAATTAAGTCTTAGAGGCagtttgtttttaaaataaaaaatttaaaaagttcaaaaaaaaaggataaaacgGGGGAGCCTCAATACAGGATAATTCGTATGTATGGGTGGATTTTTTCCCCTCAATACAGGATAATCCCTCAATTGGAAGCATTCATGTTACTAGTTGTTTGTTTGGACCAAAGTAAACTGCGAATTTGTTTAATCAGAATGTACGTATACGTACGAATTACAGCATTCATCCAGAGCGTACGTACCTCGGTATACGTAGCAGCTAGTACATCGATTGCAAATTCAATTCGCTCGTGACTACTTCACGGGCGACCCTGCCTAACAACAACGTACCATGCTCATCTGATCTGATCGATCAATCCCCATAATTAATGTgactagtactccctctatcgtaataattttatttttagctcattttatttatctcaaaatatttttttaaaagcaattATTCCATCGAAGTTTGTGAAAGTATAAAATAACTGTATTAGGaatagataaaatagaaaataattgttTGCATTGATATGTGTGAGATATGTgagaaatgaacttattttaagaCGAAAGATGTACTACTTTCTACTAATAACTAATTTTTTAAGATGAATTTGAATAAACAACTATCCAGATTAATCtttagaattaattaattaatttgtttttacaTATGGAGTAACTCGTAGAAGCAGCCAGCAGTTGTCGTGGTCGTGACTCGTGAGTGTCGTGCTGCCTGCAGTGCTGCACTGCATCTGGATCTCAATGTTGCCATCCATGTCCTCCTCTCatcctgctgctgctttgctGTTTTTTCCTGCTCCATGTATCTGTCTCTGTCCCTTTCTTCGTCTTGCCATCCATTTCATGCCCTCGGTTTCGATCTCATCCTAAGTAAATGGTAGCCCATTGTTAGAGACCCACTTGTTTCAACTTAAATATCAGTTAGCTCCAATACAAATCACGAGTATATAGGTGGGCTGGAAGGAACAACTAACAGGAGCAAGATTTAGAAGGTTCTGAATGAATCAGTGAGTAAGAGGATACATTGGTTggtaggaagaagaagagggggaaGGAGAGATCGATAAGGAGGCAAGCCCGCCTCCAGGTCGCCGTGCCGCCCTTTGGACAATGATCTGGTCTCTTGGGCTTGCTTGGACTTCTTAAAAAGTAGCTGATCCAGCCCATATTGCAGCCCACATGGCTCCTAACACTCATGCCATGCATGATCAAGAGTAAGAGTAATGGTAGTAGTAGCAAATTAACTGTACCTATCTCTGTCTGAGCAGATCTATCGAGCTGCCTTGCCTGCAACCATCCATGAGACCATGACCATCGTCCATCCCTCCATCATCTGAATGCCCAACTGAACTGAACAAGagattttcttctcctttttttttttcctgaaacgATACTTAGTAGTAAGAGAACTGAATTTAACAAGGAGAAATGGCAAATGCAGAAACGATCTTTGATCAGGGATGCTTCCAATCGACGAGATGAGAATATAGGCCAGAGTACATGCCATGCCACGTTGCTGTCATATCGATCTTATCAGAATTTTATTAGTTTTGCTCTTCTGAATCTATTCCGTTCCACTACACACCACATATACACATCTGCCCTCCATCGACATGAACGGTCTGCCACTAGCTATAGCCAAATATATGCGGAGAACCGGCTGGCCTGCCTTTGCATCGTGATCGAGATCGAGATTGAGATCGAACAGTgatgcttctttttttctttttggccaTGATGAGGCCATCAGCACAAAATCCCAATGAGAAGAAAAGCACAAGATTAAACGGTATGTTCACAGCATATCCGGTGCTTCTTCTT
Proteins encoded in this window:
- the LOC127759965 gene encoding serine/threonine/tyrosine-protein kinase HT1-like, with amino-acid sequence MKCFKQQQQQGGGNGGGQGKRLERRLSLGEYKKAVSWSKYLVAPPGAKIRGGGEELWSADLSKLEIRTKFATGRHSRVYSGRYAARDVAIKMVSQPEEDAALAAELERQFASEVALLLRLRHPNIISFVAACKKPPVFCIITEYMAGGSLRKYLHQQEPHSVPIELVLKLSLEIARGMSYLHSQGILHRDLKSENILLDGDMSVKVADFGISCLESQCGSGKGFTGTYRWMAPEMIKEKHHTRKVDVYSFGIVLWEILTALVPFSEMTPEQAAVAVALKNARPPLPPSCPVAISHLITQCWATNPDRRPQFDDIVAILESYIEALEEDPSFLQSYIPPPHPLHHHHHQHHNHHHQQSLLRCFPRYRTTRRSASLRV